The following proteins are co-located in the Procambarus clarkii isolate CNS0578487 chromosome 16, FALCON_Pclarkii_2.0, whole genome shotgun sequence genome:
- the LOC123753473 gene encoding uncharacterized protein: MYQVVMHDPEGYDPVGYDPVGYDPEGYDPEGYDPKGYDPVGYDPDGYDPVGYDPVGYDPEGYDPEGYDSVGYDPKGYDPEGYDPVGYDPVGYDPVGYDPRYDPKGYDPVGYDPVGYDPKGYDPVGYDPEGYDPEGYDPEGYDHVGYDPVGYDPVGYDPEGVHQEHRHRHQELRHRLQEHRHRNTDTGTQTQTQTQTPGTKTPGTQTQTQTQTQTPGTKTPGTQTQTQTQTPGTKTQTSGTQTQTPGTHTQEHRHRLQEHRHRNTDTRNTDTGTQTQTPGTQTQTQTPGTKTPGTQTQTQTQTQTQTPGTKTQTSGTQTLGTQTQEHRHRNTDTDTRNTDTDTRNTDTDTRNKDTDTRKRGTDTRNKDTTHRNRDTDTRNTDTDTRNTNTDTDTDTDTRKRRPS, translated from the exons ATGTACCAAGTGGTCATGCACGACCCCGAAGGATACGACCCCGTAGGATACGACCCCGTAGGATACGACCCCGAAGGATACGACCCCGAAGGATACGACCCCAAAGGATACGACCCCGTAGGATACGACCCCGATGGATACGACCCCGTAGGATACGACCCCGTAGGATACGACCCCGAAGGATACGACCCCGAAGGATATGACTCCGTAGGATACGACCCCAAAGGATACGACCCCGAAGGATACGACCCCGTAGGATACGACCCCGTAGGATACGACCCCGTAGGATACGACCCCC GATACGACCCCAAAGGATACGACCCCGTAGGATACGACCCCGTAGGATACGACCCCAAAGGATACGACCCCGTAGGATACGACCCCGAAGGATACGACCCCGAAGGATACGACCCCGAAGGATACGACCACGTAGGATACGACCCCGTAGGATACGACCCCGTAGGATACGACCCCGAGGGCGT acACCAggaacacagacacagacaccagGAACTTAGACACAGACTCCAGGAACACAGACACAGGAACACAGACACAggaacacagacacagacacagacacagacaccagGAACAAAGACACCAggaacacagacacagacacagacacagacacagacaccagGAACAAAGACACCAggaacacagacacagacacagacacagacaccagGAACAAAGACACAGACATCAggaacacagacacagacaccagGAACACATACACAGGAACATAGACACAGACTCCAGGAACACAGACACAGGAACACAGACACCAGGAACACAGACACAggaacacagacacaaacaccaggaacacagacacagacacagacaccagGAACAAAGACACCAggaacacagacacagacacagacacagacacagacacagacaccagGAACAAAGACACAGACATCAGGAACACAGACACTAGGAACACAGACACAGGAACACAGACACAggaacacagacacagacaccaggaacacagacacagacaccaggaacacagacacagacaccagGAACAAAGACACAGACACCAGGAAGAGAGGCACAGACACCAGGAACAAAGACACAACCCACAggaacagagacacagacaccaggaacacagacacagacaccaggaacacaaacacagacacagacacagacacagacaccagGAAGAGAAGGCCCTCTTAA